A region of Aulosira sp. FACHB-615 DNA encodes the following proteins:
- a CDS encoding DUF935 family protein: MPLSAQLAQQIANSSNDPRFYLFNDFPQSPDETLLYLLGGDIDRYDLVLKDAKAKALLEKRSRNVVMREWDIKPATDSKLDKKAADIFKEVISRFDSDLMIDNILTNAYLKGNNFEELQWAIDGDLTYIKKATSKPIHRFRFARPGANTSGMIDQDGTTVRPIKNKEPVGMYQDYEVRVLSMNDTWQGANVPDKRVLVHSYGQRYDNPWGVGLGSVLYWLAVIFKKEITKQRLIYLDKYANPTVRVIAGEKATREQRENVAQQLADMIKGGSLVLPHGWLSDFMEAMRSSTNDVFQGATDWCNNEMAMLVVGETLSMELPDNTGSRAATQSHSDESNVYLAKYDSDRLCTGPMRTLAQWITELNTPGANPPQVWKRFPEFEESEDLNSRVNRDNTLNTIGYKISPDKVKEVYGEGYIDSAAAEVEQQKQQEDSGAFDVGFGEEVGEQGSRGAGENDSNPSSAPSPLCPSASYAERKAIAFQKRLQQWRKTA, encoded by the coding sequence ATGCCTTTATCAGCGCAGTTGGCGCAACAGATAGCCAACTCCTCAAACGACCCGCGCTTTTATCTATTTAATGATTTTCCCCAATCCCCAGACGAAACGCTACTGTACTTACTGGGCGGGGACATAGATCGCTATGACTTGGTGTTGAAGGACGCTAAAGCCAAGGCGTTACTAGAAAAGCGCAGTCGGAACGTAGTGATGAGGGAATGGGATATCAAACCCGCGACTGACAGTAAGCTTGATAAAAAAGCCGCAGACATCTTCAAGGAAGTTATAAGTCGATTTGACTCAGACTTGATGATTGATAACATATTGACCAATGCCTATCTCAAAGGAAACAACTTTGAAGAACTGCAATGGGCAATTGACGGCGATTTGACCTACATAAAGAAAGCAACCAGTAAACCTATCCACCGTTTCCGCTTCGCCCGTCCCGGAGCAAATACATCCGGCATGATTGACCAAGATGGGACAACAGTACGCCCGATCAAGAATAAAGAACCTGTAGGAATGTACCAAGACTATGAGGTGCGGGTTCTGAGCATGAACGACACTTGGCAAGGAGCAAATGTGCCAGATAAACGAGTGCTAGTGCATTCGTATGGTCAACGTTACGATAATCCTTGGGGTGTGGGATTGGGTTCTGTGTTGTACTGGCTTGCTGTGATTTTTAAAAAAGAAATCACCAAGCAGCGCCTAATTTACCTTGATAAATACGCTAATCCAACAGTAAGAGTGATCGCGGGTGAAAAAGCCACCAGAGAGCAACGTGAAAATGTCGCTCAACAGCTGGCTGATATGATCAAGGGTGGGTCATTGGTTTTGCCTCACGGATGGTTGTCTGATTTCATGGAGGCGATGCGATCATCTACTAACGACGTATTCCAAGGCGCTACCGACTGGTGTAATAACGAAATGGCGATGTTGGTAGTGGGGGAAACCCTGTCAATGGAACTCCCCGACAACACAGGAAGTCGCGCCGCTACTCAATCTCACAGCGATGAGAGTAATGTGTATCTTGCCAAGTATGACAGCGATCGCCTCTGCACCGGCCCAATGCGAACGCTTGCACAGTGGATAACTGAACTGAATACCCCAGGTGCTAACCCGCCCCAAGTCTGGAAACGCTTCCCAGAGTTTGAAGAATCAGAAGATTTAAACAGCAGGGTCAATCGAGACAACACGCTTAACACCATTGGCTACAAAATCAGTCCCGATAAGGTAAAAGAAGTATACGGGGAAGGCTATATTGATTCTGCTGCCGCCGAAGTGGAACAACAGAAGCAGCAAGAGGATTCAGGAGCTTTTGACGTGGGTTTTGGGGAAGAGGTAGGGGAGCAGGGGAGTAGGGGAGCAGGGGAGAACGACAGCAACCCCTCCTCTGCCCCTTCACCCCTCTGCCCCTCTGCTTCTTATGCAGAGCGTAAGGCGATCGCTTTTCAAAAACGTTTGCAACAGTGGAGGAAAACAGCTTGA
- a CDS encoding phage virion morphogenesis protein, with the protein MIQVSADLNPILRRLTKLGGQLSNPADFLQDVGAYFEKRIDEGFRQEKDPYGKKWKPLSPATISEKERLGFPLKILTRRGKMRSEVKTSVSGKTVRITVPFPAQFHQIGTKRMPQRQILPDGRLSKTDERNIVDLAIEFLDI; encoded by the coding sequence ATGATTCAAGTCAGTGCAGATTTAAACCCTATTTTACGCCGACTGACCAAATTAGGCGGGCAATTATCAAATCCTGCTGATTTCTTGCAGGATGTAGGCGCATATTTTGAAAAACGGATTGACGAGGGTTTTAGACAAGAAAAAGACCCTTACGGTAAAAAATGGAAGCCATTATCACCTGCAACCATCTCCGAGAAAGAGCGTCTTGGATTCCCCCTCAAAATCCTCACGCGCAGAGGAAAGATGCGAAGCGAAGTGAAAACCAGCGTGAGCGGTAAAACTGTCAGAATAACAGTCCCATTCCCCGCCCAATTCCACCAGATAGGGACAAAACGAATGCCCCAGCGTCAAATACTGCCAGATGGTAGGCTATCAAAAACTGATGAGCGTAATATTGTGGATTTGGCTATTGAATTTCTGGATATCTAG
- a CDS encoding ADP-ribosyltransferase, whose translation MSITQLFTNLHNHTTNNLDFSESDQFFLANLPHLFPLNFNESGLQIKKILESSYTDGITGLEDVENDGNQITGVFLDQISPNATKRYRFTITPDNISYQLENPDDVEMSEAEFAAVKMFGGSKKTKKCTKGTACGNGCINKDKQCRVKPAVETKQQIEKILKKDSGQNKSSSIVKEHTDYGLKQPSEYSSASVYVKTASRLVSEKLGVSESDAAKMVKGLTVFTGDDYDKVKKSEKTGNGSQKHKDAAEWINKFIEKSPKYQGDVYRGSAFLAKEFDQRLFESGLEKGTDSLTSFSTSEKVAVNFSNGTGGSISPLPREQSQVKVILKVKNSKSGASVRQFSEYPEEDEVVVPKGVKYKIISKQENEEESKVLDKKIKKFVSVKHRVVVYEVEEVE comes from the coding sequence GTGTCAATAACACAATTATTCACGAATTTACACAATCACACCACTAACAATCTAGACTTTAGCGAATCAGATCAATTCTTCCTTGCCAACCTCCCCCACTTGTTCCCCCTAAACTTTAATGAGTCAGGGTTGCAGATAAAGAAAATCCTAGAATCATCATACACAGATGGAATCACGGGGCTTGAAGATGTTGAGAATGATGGTAATCAAATAACAGGCGTATTTCTAGACCAAATCTCACCCAATGCAACCAAACGCTATCGATTCACAATCACACCCGACAATATTTCATATCAACTAGAAAACCCTGATGATGTGGAAATGTCTGAGGCGGAATTTGCTGCTGTCAAGATGTTTGGCGGTAGCAAAAAAACAAAAAAATGCACCAAGGGAACCGCTTGCGGGAATGGATGTATTAACAAAGACAAGCAATGCAGGGTCAAGCCTGCGGTAGAAACCAAACAACAGATAGAAAAAATACTCAAGAAAGATAGTGGACAAAACAAGAGTAGCTCCATAGTAAAAGAACATACTGATTATGGATTAAAGCAACCCTCTGAATATTCAAGCGCCTCGGTTTATGTAAAAACAGCATCAAGATTGGTGTCGGAAAAGTTAGGAGTGTCAGAGTCTGATGCCGCAAAGATGGTTAAGGGCTTAACTGTTTTTACCGGCGATGACTACGACAAAGTAAAGAAAAGCGAAAAAACTGGCAATGGTAGCCAAAAACACAAAGATGCCGCCGAATGGATAAATAAATTTATTGAAAAATCACCTAAGTACCAAGGGGATGTTTACAGGGGATCTGCTTTTCTAGCAAAAGAATTTGATCAGAGGCTTTTTGAGAGTGGATTAGAAAAAGGTACTGATTCCTTGACTAGTTTTTCTACATCTGAAAAGGTTGCTGTTAATTTTAGTAATGGTACTGGCGGCTCAATTTCGCCACTACCTCGTGAACAATCTCAAGTCAAGGTAATATTGAAGGTTAAGAACTCCAAGTCAGGTGCTTCTGTTAGGCAGTTTTCCGAATACCCTGAAGAAGATGAAGTTGTGGTTCCAAAGGGTGTTAAATATAAAATTATTTCCAAGCAAGAAAACGAAGAAGAATCAAAGGTGCTTGACAAAAAAATAAAGAAATTTGTTTCAGTAAAACATAGAGTTGTTGTTTATGAGGTAGAAGAAGTTGAGTAA